The Thomasclavelia ramosa DSM 1402 genome includes a region encoding these proteins:
- the rplL gene encoding 50S ribosomal protein L7/L12 — protein MAKLTHEDILAYLEEATILELNDLVKAIEEKFDVTAAAPVAVAAAGAEEAAGEPANVTVTLTEAGGTKVAVIKAVREITGLGLVDAKGLVDKAPSVIKENIPAAEGAEIKEKLEAAGASVEVK, from the coding sequence ATGGCAAAATTAACACATGAAGATATCTTAGCTTACTTAGAAGAAGCTACAATCTTAGAATTAAATGATTTAGTAAAAGCAATTGAAGAAAAATTTGACGTAACTGCTGCTGCACCTGTAGCTGTAGCTGCTGCTGGAGCTGAAGAAGCTGCTGGAGAACCTGCTAACGTAACTGTTACATTGACAGAAGCTGGTGGAACTAAAGTTGCTGTAATCAAAGCTGTAAGAGAAATCACTGGATTAGGATTAGTTGATGCTAAAGGTTTAGTTGACAAAGCACCATCTGTAATCAAAGAAAACATTCCTGCTGCAGAAGGAGCAGAAATTAAAGAAAAATTAGAAGCTGCTGGAGCTTCTGTAGAAGTTAAATAA
- a CDS encoding desulfoferrodoxin family protein, translated as MKLLKCPICGNVVEMVEDHGVPLMCCGKKMEEVEAGAVDAALEKHVPVLKVEGDCLTAVVGDVLHPMTPEHLISNIWIEFADGSNKKVTLTSDDEPIAKFNIAGKSGKATVYEYCNLHGLWKTEIEL; from the coding sequence ATGAAATTATTAAAATGTCCAATTTGTGGAAATGTTGTGGAAATGGTTGAGGATCATGGAGTACCATTAATGTGCTGTGGTAAGAAAATGGAAGAGGTTGAAGCAGGTGCGGTTGATGCGGCACTTGAAAAACATGTTCCAGTTTTAAAAGTAGAAGGTGATTGCTTAACTGCTGTTGTAGGGGATGTTTTACATCCAATGACACCAGAACATTTAATTAGTAATATTTGGATTGAATTTGCTGATGGTAGCAATAAGAAGGTCACACTAACTTCTGATGACGAACCAATTGCTAAGTTTAATATTGCTGGTAAAAGTGGTAAAGCTACAGTCTATGAATATTGCAATCTTCATGGATTATGGAAAACAGAAATCGAACTATAG
- a CDS encoding class I SAM-dependent methyltransferase: MKHYYTNNEDLISEPEQFIFTYRGKELIFTSDHGVFSKKMIDFGSRVLLDAIELDEGKSTLLDVGCGYGTFGVALKSAYPALEIDMIDVNERALLLAKQNLAANNLEANVYLSSVYENVTNKYDVIVTNPPIRAGKETVTKILVEAKEHLNLHGEIWVVIQKKQGAPSAKKNLESVFGNANVVKKDKGYYILKAINK, encoded by the coding sequence ATGAAACATTACTATACAAATAATGAAGATTTAATTAGTGAACCAGAACAATTTATTTTTACTTATCGTGGTAAAGAACTAATATTTACTAGTGATCATGGAGTTTTTTCTAAAAAAATGATTGATTTTGGATCACGAGTTTTATTAGATGCAATTGAATTAGATGAGGGTAAATCTACTTTATTGGATGTGGGGTGCGGTTACGGCACTTTTGGGGTTGCTCTTAAAAGTGCTTACCCGGCTTTGGAAATCGATATGATTGATGTGAATGAACGGGCCTTGTTATTAGCAAAACAGAATCTAGCTGCTAATAATTTAGAAGCTAATGTTTATTTAAGTAGTGTTTATGAAAATGTTACTAATAAATATGATGTAATTGTTACAAATCCTCCGATTCGGGCTGGAAAAGAAACTGTTACAAAAATTTTAGTTGAAGCTAAAGAACATTTAAATCTTCATGGAGAAATTTGGGTTGTGATTCAAAAGAAACAAGGGGCGCCATCAGCTAAGAAGAATCTAGAAAGTGTTTTTGGTAATGCAAATGTCGTAAAAAAGGATAAAGGATATTATATTTTAAAAGCTATTAACAAGTAA
- the rplJ gene encoding 50S ribosomal protein L10 codes for MSAEAIKAKSALVEEIAAKLKGAQSAVVVEYRGLSVAEMTELRNNLRAEDVELKVYKNSLVQRATVATEYEGLNAELTGPNAIALGNSDAVAPARVIAKFAKDHEALVIKAAVVEGKLLTVDEVKEISKLPNREGMYSMLLGMLQAPVSKFARVVKAVAEAKPEDGSAAAEEAAPVEEAAPETPVVEETAEETKEETAE; via the coding sequence ATGTCAGCAGAAGCAATTAAAGCAAAAAGCGCATTAGTCGAAGAAATCGCTGCTAAATTGAAAGGAGCTCAATCTGCAGTTGTAGTTGAATATCGTGGTTTATCTGTCGCAGAAATGACAGAATTACGTAACAACTTACGTGCAGAAGATGTTGAATTAAAAGTTTATAAAAACTCATTAGTTCAAAGAGCTACTGTAGCAACAGAATATGAAGGACTTAATGCAGAATTAACAGGACCAAACGCAATTGCACTTGGTAATAGCGATGCTGTAGCACCAGCAAGAGTAATCGCAAAATTCGCGAAAGATCATGAAGCTTTAGTAATTAAAGCGGCAGTGGTTGAAGGTAAATTATTAACAGTGGATGAAGTTAAAGAAATTTCTAAATTACCTAACCGCGAAGGTATGTACTCTATGTTACTTGGAATGTTACAAGCACCAGTTAGCAAGTTTGCACGCGTAGTAAAAGCTGTTGCAGAAGCTAAACCAGAAGATGGTAGCGCAGCAGCAGAAGAAGCAGCACCAGTTGAGGAAGCTGCACCAGAAACACCAGTTGTTGAAGAAACAGCTGAAGAAACAAAAGAAGAAACAGCTGAATAA
- the rplK gene encoding 50S ribosomal protein L11, whose protein sequence is MSKKVARVMKIQFPAGGAKPGPALAGAGIQMPKFCTAFNDQTRDRMGETVPVVLTIYEDKDFSFVLKTAPAAEMIKKACGIKKGSSNAGTTEVATLSAEKLKEIAEYKMPDLNAIDLESAMKIIAGTARNMGVKVEA, encoded by the coding sequence GTGAGTAAAAAAGTCGCAAGAGTCATGAAGATTCAATTCCCAGCTGGAGGAGCTAAACCAGGTCCAGCATTAGCAGGAGCAGGAATTCAAATGCCTAAATTCTGTACAGCTTTCAATGATCAAACAAGAGATCGTATGGGTGAAACTGTACCAGTAGTTTTGACTATTTATGAAGATAAAGATTTTAGTTTTGTACTAAAAACTGCACCAGCAGCGGAAATGATTAAAAAGGCTTGTGGAATCAAAAAAGGTTCAAGCAATGCCGGAACTACTGAAGTTGCTACATTATCAGCTGAAAAATTAAAAGAAATCGCTGAATACAAAATGCCAGACTTAAACGCTATCGATTTAGAATCAGCAATGAAAATCATCGCTGGTACTGCTCGTAACATGGGTGTTAAAGTAGAAGCATAA
- the rplA gene encoding 50S ribosomal protein L1 produces the protein MAKKSKRYQEAAKLIEKGKAYSIEEAVALVKETSKVKFDAAVDVAFRLGVDPRQADQQLRGALVLPNGTGKSKKVLVVTEGPKAQEAKDAGADVVGGKEILEDIKKGWLDFEVMIATPDMMAELGKLGRILGPKGLMPNPKTGTVTMDVAKAVKETKAGKVTYRTDKEGNVQMTIGRVSFDNDKLVENFTAIYDLLVKIKPSTSKGVYMKNIVVSSTMGPSIKIAAAK, from the coding sequence ATGGCAAAGAAAAGTAAAAGATATCAAGAAGCTGCTAAATTAATTGAAAAAGGTAAAGCTTATTCAATCGAAGAAGCAGTTGCATTAGTAAAAGAAACTAGTAAAGTTAAATTTGATGCCGCAGTTGATGTTGCATTTAGATTAGGAGTAGATCCTCGTCAAGCTGATCAACAATTACGTGGGGCATTAGTATTACCAAACGGTACTGGTAAGTCTAAAAAAGTTTTAGTTGTTACTGAAGGACCTAAAGCTCAAGAAGCTAAAGATGCTGGAGCTGATGTTGTTGGTGGTAAAGAAATTTTAGAAGACATCAAAAAAGGATGGTTAGATTTTGAAGTAATGATCGCTACTCCTGATATGATGGCTGAATTAGGTAAGTTAGGTCGTATTCTTGGACCTAAAGGATTAATGCCTAACCCTAAAACAGGAACAGTAACTATGGATGTTGCTAAAGCTGTTAAAGAAACAAAAGCTGGTAAGGTAACTTACCGTACAGATAAAGAAGGAAATGTTCAAATGACAATTGGACGTGTTTCATTTGATAATGATAAATTAGTAGAAAACTTTACAGCAATCTATGATTTATTAGTAAAAATCAAACCTTCTACTTCAAAAGGTGTTTATATGAAAAACATCGTTGTCTCATCAACTATGGGACCTAGCATTAAAATCGCAGCCGCTAAATAG
- the tpiA gene encoding triose-phosphate isomerase: protein MRKPIIVGNWKMNKTIAETKAFVEAVDAKVSDSADWGIATPYLALQAAKEGTKKLLVAAENCHFKDSGAYTGEVSVEMLKEIGVEWVILGHSERRQYFGETDETVNAKMLQVLKNDMTPIVCVGETLEEYEAGTTKDVVKTQTVAAFKDVCPKCAGRTVIAYEPVWAIGTGKTATNEIAQDVCGYIRSVVAELYGQEVADQVRIQYGGSVKPEGLKTLLEQPDIDGALVGGASLQADSYIAMIENLG, encoded by the coding sequence ATGAGAAAACCAATTATCGTAGGAAACTGGAAAATGAATAAAACAATCGCTGAAACAAAAGCGTTTGTTGAAGCTGTAGATGCTAAAGTATCAGACAGTGCTGATTGGGGTATTGCTACGCCATACTTAGCTTTACAAGCTGCAAAAGAAGGAACTAAAAAATTATTAGTTGCTGCTGAAAACTGTCATTTCAAAGATAGCGGAGCTTATACTGGTGAAGTTAGTGTTGAAATGTTAAAAGAAATTGGAGTTGAATGGGTAATCCTAGGACATTCTGAAAGAAGACAATATTTTGGTGAAACTGATGAAACAGTTAATGCTAAAATGTTACAAGTATTAAAAAATGATATGACTCCAATCGTTTGTGTTGGTGAAACATTAGAAGAGTACGAAGCTGGAACTACTAAAGATGTTGTTAAAACTCAAACAGTTGCTGCCTTCAAAGATGTTTGCCCTAAATGCGCAGGACGTACTGTGATTGCTTATGAACCAGTATGGGCAATTGGAACTGGAAAAACTGCTACTAATGAAATTGCACAAGATGTTTGTGGATATATTCGTAGTGTTGTTGCTGAACTTTACGGTCAAGAAGTTGCTGATCAAGTTAGAATTCAATATGGTGGATCAGTTAAACCAGAAGGATTAAAAACTTTATTAGAACAACCAGATATCGATGGTGCTTTAGTAGGTGGAGCTTCTTTACAAGCTGATTCTTACATTGCAATGATTGAAAACTTAGGATAA
- the rpoB gene encoding DNA-directed RNA polymerase subunit beta — protein sequence MENKITEAKSKITRRNYSRISGSLELPNLVEIQTNSYKWFKEVGIKEVFEDIYPITNFNETLSLEFVDCTFDEAKYSVEESKDRDANYAAPIRASLRLVNSGTGEIKEQEVFMGDFPLMTDSGTFIINGAERVIVSQLVRSPGAYFADALDKSGKTVFNGSIIPSRGTWLEFETDAKDVLNVRIDRNRKMPGTVLLRALGLSSNDEIIDVFGEHEYIINTLAKDNTTNTEEALIEIYNKLRPGEPATLEGANNLLYTRFFDCKRYDLAKAGRFKFRKKLSLLDRIAGRILAEDLVDVDGNVVYPEGTVVTQEVSDTIKPIFEAGAHTRELDTNPRLESNGVIQVLDVYVDDTKTKKMRVIGTDLSLDSKFVTISDMMAAYSYMFNLVDIYDALDLTAEDRVNLMARIGLLDDIDHLGNRRVRSVGELIQNQFRIGLSRMERVVKERMSLSEVDSITPQSLTNIRPLTAAIKEFFSSSQLSQFMDQINPLAELTNKRRLSALGPGGLSRDRAGYEVRDVHASHYGRICPIETPEGPNIGLISTLASYAKINQYGFIETPYRKVNNCVIDEHDVRYLTADEEKNYIIAQANVRTDKDGTILDAQVIARHLGENIMAKREEVDYIDISPKQIVSVATSCIPFLENDDATRALMGANMQRQAVPLLNPHTPFVGTGMEHQAARDSGAAVVSREDGIVTYVDAKKVIVEDNEGVEHRYRLSKFKISNNGTCINHKPIVKTGEKVLKGQVLADGPAMEQGELALGQNVLVGFMEWNGYNYEDAVIMSERLVKDDVYTSVHIDEYAIECRDTKLGPEEITRDIPNVGDEARKNLNSDGIIMIGAEVKEGDILVGKVTPKGQAELSAEEKLLLAIFGEKSREVKDNSLRVPHGGAGIVHDIKVFERKNGDELQPGVNKVVKVYIVQKRKISEGDKMAGRHGNKGVISKILPIEDMPHLEDGTPLDIMLNPLGVPSRMNIGQVLELHLGYAARQLGLYIATPAFDGLHPSDLEDIMAEAGMSKDGKQPVISGRTGEYFDNNISVGIMYMIKLAHMVDDKLHARSVGPYSLVTQQPLGGKAQNGGQRFGEMEVWALEAYGAAYTLREILTVKSDDVVGRVKTYEAIVKGQPLPEPGLPESFRVLKKELQALALDIRLLDENDNEVDMRNIEEEEHRFPRSIDKDEVIETPETEDELEEEILEDDLDVEEEEDFEDIDEDFDEELEEIEESESL from the coding sequence GTGGAAAACAAAATAACTGAAGCAAAAAGCAAGATTACTCGTCGTAATTATTCAAGAATTAGTGGATCTTTAGAACTTCCAAATTTAGTAGAAATTCAAACAAATTCATATAAATGGTTTAAAGAAGTAGGTATTAAGGAAGTATTTGAAGATATCTACCCAATTACTAACTTTAACGAAACATTGTCGTTAGAATTCGTAGATTGTACATTTGATGAAGCAAAATATTCAGTCGAAGAGAGCAAAGACCGTGATGCTAACTATGCTGCACCAATTAGAGCATCTTTACGTTTAGTTAATTCTGGTACTGGTGAAATTAAAGAACAAGAAGTATTTATGGGAGATTTCCCATTGATGACTGACTCAGGAACTTTCATCATTAACGGTGCTGAACGTGTTATCGTATCACAATTAGTTCGGTCTCCAGGGGCATATTTTGCTGATGCCTTAGATAAAAGTGGTAAAACAGTATTTAATGGGAGTATTATCCCTTCAAGAGGTACTTGGCTAGAATTTGAAACAGATGCTAAGGATGTTTTAAACGTGCGTATCGATCGTAATAGAAAGATGCCGGGAACTGTATTATTAAGAGCTTTAGGTCTTTCAAGTAACGATGAAATCATCGATGTTTTTGGTGAACACGAGTATATCATCAACACTTTAGCTAAAGATAATACAACTAATACTGAAGAAGCTTTAATTGAAATTTATAATAAATTAAGACCAGGTGAACCAGCAACATTAGAAGGTGCTAACAACTTATTATATACGCGTTTCTTTGATTGTAAACGTTATGATCTAGCTAAAGCTGGACGCTTTAAGTTCAGAAAAAAATTGAGCCTTTTAGATCGTATTGCGGGACGTATTTTAGCAGAAGATTTAGTTGATGTTGACGGAAATGTAGTATACCCAGAGGGTACTGTAGTTACTCAAGAAGTTAGTGATACAATTAAACCAATTTTTGAAGCTGGAGCTCATACACGTGAACTTGATACCAACCCTAGATTAGAATCAAACGGTGTGATCCAAGTATTAGATGTTTATGTAGATGATACTAAAACTAAAAAGATGCGAGTTATTGGTACTGATTTATCTTTAGATAGTAAGTTTGTTACTATTTCTGATATGATGGCTGCTTATTCATATATGTTTAACTTAGTAGATATCTATGATGCGTTAGATTTAACAGCTGAAGATCGTGTTAACTTAATGGCTCGGATTGGATTATTAGATGATATTGACCATTTAGGTAATCGTCGTGTTCGTTCTGTTGGTGAATTAATTCAAAATCAATTTAGAATTGGTTTATCAAGAATGGAACGGGTTGTAAAAGAAAGAATGTCATTGTCTGAAGTTGATTCAATTACACCACAATCACTTACTAATATTCGTCCGTTAACTGCGGCAATTAAGGAATTTTTCTCTTCTTCACAATTGTCTCAATTTATGGATCAAATCAATCCCCTTGCCGAACTTACTAATAAACGTCGTTTATCAGCATTAGGGCCTGGTGGTCTAAGCCGTGATCGTGCTGGTTATGAAGTCCGTGACGTACATGCGTCTCACTACGGAAGAATTTGTCCAATTGAAACACCTGAAGGTCCAAACATCGGGTTGATTTCAACATTAGCTTCTTATGCTAAAATTAATCAATATGGGTTTATTGAAACGCCATATCGTAAAGTAAATAATTGTGTTATTGATGAACATGATGTTCGTTATTTAACTGCTGATGAAGAAAAAAATTATATTATTGCGCAAGCAAATGTTAGAACTGATAAAGATGGTACGATTCTAGATGCCCAAGTTATTGCTCGTCACTTAGGAGAAAATATCATGGCTAAGCGCGAAGAAGTAGATTATATCGATATTTCACCAAAACAAATTGTATCGGTTGCTACTTCTTGTATTCCGTTCCTTGAAAATGATGATGCTACTCGTGCTTTAATGGGTGCCAACATGCAACGTCAAGCTGTACCATTGTTAAATCCACATACGCCATTTGTTGGAACTGGGATGGAGCATCAGGCAGCTCGTGATTCAGGTGCGGCAGTAGTATCACGTGAAGATGGAATTGTAACATATGTTGATGCTAAAAAAGTAATTGTTGAAGATAATGAAGGGGTTGAACATCGCTACCGTTTATCTAAGTTTAAGATTTCAAACAACGGTACATGTATTAACCACAAACCAATCGTTAAGACTGGGGAAAAAGTATTGAAAGGTCAAGTTTTAGCTGATGGTCCGGCTATGGAACAAGGTGAACTTGCTTTAGGACAAAACGTATTAGTAGGATTCATGGAATGGAATGGATATAACTATGAAGATGCGGTTATTATGTCTGAAAGATTAGTGAAAGATGATGTTTATACATCTGTTCATATTGATGAGTATGCAATCGAATGTCGTGATACTAAATTAGGGCCTGAAGAAATTACTCGTGACATTCCTAACGTTGGGGATGAAGCTCGTAAAAACCTAAATAGTGACGGGATCATTATGATTGGTGCTGAAGTTAAAGAGGGTGACATTCTAGTTGGTAAAGTAACACCAAAAGGTCAAGCTGAGCTTTCGGCAGAAGAAAAATTATTACTTGCAATCTTTGGAGAAAAATCTCGTGAAGTTAAAGATAATTCATTAAGAGTTCCTCATGGTGGGGCTGGAATCGTTCATGACATTAAAGTATTTGAAAGAAAAAATGGTGATGAATTACAACCAGGTGTTAATAAAGTTGTTAAAGTTTATATTGTTCAAAAGAGAAAAATTTCTGAAGGGGATAAAATGGCAGGACGTCATGGTAATAAAGGGGTAATCTCTAAAATTTTACCAATTGAAGATATGCCACACTTAGAAGATGGAACACCATTGGATATTATGTTAAACCCATTAGGGGTACCTTCTCGTATGAATATCGGGCAAGTACTTGAATTACATTTAGGTTATGCTGCTCGTCAATTAGGTTTATATATTGCAACACCAGCCTTCGATGGTTTACATCCAAGTGATCTAGAAGATATCATGGCTGAAGCAGGAATGTCTAAAGATGGTAAACAACCTGTTATTTCTGGTCGTACTGGTGAATATTTTGATAATAATATCTCAGTTGGAATCATGTATATGATTAAATTAGCCCACATGGTTGATGATAAATTACATGCTCGTTCAGTTGGTCCATACTCACTAGTTACGCAACAACCATTAGGTGGTAAAGCACAAAATGGTGGACAAAGATTTGGGGAAATGGAAGTTTGGGCACTTGAAGCATATGGTGCTGCATATACATTACGTGAAATATTAACAGTAAAATCTGACGATGTTGTTGGTCGTGTTAAGACTTATGAAGCAATTGTTAAAGGACAACCATTACCAGAACCAGGATTACCTGAATCATTTAGAGTGTTAAAGAAAGAATTGCAAGCTCTTGCATTAGATATTCGTCTATTAGATGAAAATGATAATGAAGTAGATATGCGTAATATCGAAGAAGAGGAACATCGTTTCCCTCGTAGTATCGATAAAGATGAAGTGATTGAAACTCCTGAAACAGAAGATGAATTAGAAGAAGAAATTCTTGAGGATGATTTAGATGTTGAAGAAGAGGAAGATTTCGAAGATATCGACGAAGATTTTGATGAAGAATTAGAAGAAATCGAAGAAAGTGAATCATTATAG
- a CDS encoding rhodanese-like domain-containing protein, which yields MENSQLISVDKLPELLKHDYTFIDLRDPLQFNKIHLRKFINIPYDTFIATPPQFPKDKPIYLICYSGKRSLDLAQKLTRCGYHAYSFNGGFYAVEHPINKQFY from the coding sequence ATGGAAAACAGCCAATTAATCAGTGTCGACAAATTACCCGAATTACTAAAACATGATTATACATTTATCGATTTAAGAGATCCTTTACAATTTAATAAAATTCATTTGCGCAAGTTCATCAATATCCCTTACGATACTTTTATCGCCACTCCACCACAATTCCCCAAAGATAAACCTATTTATTTAATCTGTTACAGCGGCAAAAGATCCCTTGATCTAGCTCAAAAATTAACGCGCTGTGGTTATCACGCATACAGCTTCAACGGCGGTTTTTATGCTGTTGAACACCCCATCAATAAACAATTTTATTGA
- a CDS encoding SDR family NAD(P)-dependent oxidoreductase, translating to MKTLQNKVAIITGGGRGIGFGLAKAFAKAGANLVITGRNRNTLHNAKEKLESQYQINVLCIPADGANEDDVNNVINKTIKYYGKINIVVNNAQASKSGVMLKDHTKEDFDLAINSGLYATFFYMRAAYPYLKESHGSVINFASGAGLFGKLGQSSYAAAKEGIRGLSRVAAAEWGPDNINVNVICPLAMTEGLTKWKEEYPDLYEKTIQGIPMQRFADPENDIGSAAVFFASEAGHYITGETMTIQGGSGLRP from the coding sequence ATGAAAACATTACAAAATAAAGTCGCTATTATTACTGGTGGTGGTCGTGGTATTGGTTTTGGGTTAGCAAAAGCCTTTGCTAAAGCCGGGGCTAACCTAGTTATTACCGGGAGAAACAGAAATACTTTACACAATGCTAAAGAGAAATTAGAATCTCAATACCAAATCAATGTACTATGCATTCCTGCTGATGGAGCTAATGAAGATGATGTTAATAATGTCATTAACAAAACCATCAAATATTATGGAAAAATTAATATCGTTGTAAATAACGCACAGGCATCTAAATCTGGCGTTATGTTAAAAGACCATACTAAAGAAGACTTTGATTTAGCAATTAATTCCGGTCTATACGCAACCTTCTTTTATATGCGAGCTGCTTACCCATATTTAAAAGAAAGTCATGGTAGTGTTATCAACTTTGCCTCAGGGGCTGGACTATTTGGCAAACTCGGACAATCTTCTTATGCCGCTGCCAAAGAAGGGATTCGAGGGTTAAGCCGTGTTGCAGCAGCTGAATGGGGTCCTGATAACATTAATGTAAATGTAATTTGCCCCTTAGCAATGACTGAAGGTCTTACTAAATGGAAGGAAGAGTACCCTGACTTATATGAAAAAACTATTCAAGGTATTCCAATGCAACGCTTTGCTGATCCTGAAAATGACATTGGAAGTGCAGCAGTCTTTTTTGCTAGCGAAGCCGGTCACTACATTACCGGAGAAACTATGACGATTCAAGGTGGTAGTGGTCTTCGACCTTAG
- a CDS encoding phosphoglycerate kinase — protein sequence MDKKTIKDIEVAGKVVLCRVDFNVPRNKETGEITNDNRVVAALPTINYLLEQAPKCVVLFSHLGKVKTEEDKAKNDLAVVAPCLEKHLGKPVTFVNATRGPVLEDAIKNAADGAVILVQNTRYEAGESKNDPELGKYWASLGDVFVEDAFGSVHRAHASTAGIPAHLPSAAGFLVEKEIAYIGKAVNDPERPMVAILGGAKVSDKILVIENLLKVADKVIVGGGMCYTFAKAMGHNIGNSLVEDDRIEIAKELIAKAGDKLILPIDSICSDKFAVDGDIKECGEDVPDGYMGLDIGPKSVELFKEALQGAKTVVWNGPMGVFEMEPFAKGTIAVCEALANLDGANTIIGGGDSAAAVMQLGYADKVSHISTGGGASLEYMEGKVLPGIAAIDDK from the coding sequence ATGGATAAAAAAACAATCAAAGATATCGAAGTCGCTGGAAAAGTAGTTTTATGCCGTGTTGACTTCAACGTACCAAGAAACAAAGAAACTGGAGAAATTACAAATGATAATCGTGTGGTAGCTGCTTTACCTACAATCAATTATCTATTAGAACAAGCTCCAAAATGTGTAGTTTTATTCTCACACTTAGGAAAAGTAAAAACAGAAGAAGACAAAGCTAAAAATGATTTAGCTGTTGTAGCTCCTTGTTTAGAAAAACATTTAGGAAAACCTGTTACTTTTGTTAATGCAACAAGAGGACCGGTATTAGAAGATGCAATCAAAAATGCTGCTGATGGAGCAGTAATCTTAGTACAAAATACTCGTTATGAAGCTGGTGAATCTAAAAATGATCCTGAATTAGGTAAATATTGGGCTTCTTTAGGTGATGTATTTGTTGAAGATGCATTTGGTTCTGTACATAGAGCACATGCTTCAACTGCTGGTATCCCTGCTCACTTACCAAGTGCAGCTGGATTCTTAGTTGAAAAAGAAATCGCTTATATTGGAAAAGCTGTAAATGATCCTGAAAGACCAATGGTCGCAATTTTAGGTGGAGCTAAAGTTTCTGATAAAATCTTAGTTATCGAAAACTTATTAAAAGTTGCTGATAAAGTTATCGTTGGTGGAGGTATGTGCTATACTTTCGCTAAAGCTATGGGTCATAACATTGGTAACTCTTTAGTTGAAGATGACAGAATTGAAATCGCTAAAGAATTAATTGCTAAAGCCGGAGATAAATTAATCTTACCAATCGATTCAATTTGTTCTGATAAATTTGCTGTAGATGGTGATATCAAAGAATGTGGTGAAGATGTACCTGATGGATACATGGGATTAGACATCGGACCTAAATCTGTTGAATTATTCAAAGAAGCATTACAAGGTGCTAAAACTGTAGTATGGAATGGCCCAATGGGTGTGTTCGAAATGGAACCATTTGCTAAAGGAACAATTGCTGTATGCGAAGCTTTAGCTAACTTAGATGGTGCTAATACTATTATCGGTGGTGGAGACAGTGCTGCTGCTGTTATGCAATTAGGATATGCTGATAAAGTTTCTCACATTTCAACTGGTGGTGGAGCTTCATTAGAATATATGGAAGGTAAAGTTCTTCCTGGTATTGCTGCAATCGATGATAAATAA